A genomic region of Vitreimonas flagellata contains the following coding sequences:
- a CDS encoding methyltransferase family protein — protein sequence MPPSWIPFVVLSLIIAWSALRLWLVTRQSGVSAYGFGRQAAIQGVAERLWRLAVLAALALSAVAWLAPDLEAALGRPDWALFAPLRWVSAILFVAALAIIAVAQIQMGASWRVGVPKEGPGELVSRGLFAWSRNPIFVGLLAALAALLLWSPTVMSAAVLAGAWTLTLVQVRIEEEALREKHGDRYELYAARVGRWFGRRALPWAGSGRVSP from the coding sequence ATGCCTCCGTCCTGGATCCCATTTGTAGTTCTGAGCCTCATTATCGCCTGGTCGGCCCTTCGGCTCTGGCTGGTCACCCGCCAGTCCGGCGTCAGCGCCTATGGCTTCGGCCGCCAAGCCGCCATTCAAGGTGTGGCTGAACGGCTCTGGCGGCTCGCCGTATTGGCGGCGCTCGCCCTATCGGCGGTCGCTTGGCTCGCACCCGATTTGGAGGCCGCGCTAGGCCGGCCGGACTGGGCTTTGTTCGCGCCCCTGCGCTGGGTGTCGGCCATCTTGTTCGTCGCCGCGCTCGCGATCATCGCCGTTGCACAGATTCAGATGGGCGCCTCTTGGCGAGTTGGCGTGCCGAAAGAAGGGCCCGGCGAACTCGTCTCTCGCGGTCTCTTCGCCTGGTCGCGCAATCCGATTTTCGTAGGTTTGCTCGCGGCGCTCGCGGCGTTGTTGCTGTGGAGCCCCACCGTAATGAGCGCCGCGGTTCTCGCTGGCGCGTGGACGCTGACGCTCGTGCAAGTGCGCATTGAGGAAGAGGCGCTGCGCGAGAAGCACGGCGACCGATACGAACTTTATGCCGCAAGAGTAGGGCGCTGGTTCGGGCGTCGCGCGCTTCCATGGGCAGGCTCTGGGAGAGTTTCCCCATGA
- a CDS encoding MerR family transcriptional regulator, whose amino-acid sequence MLSIGKVAKKTGLKVPTIRFYEQEGLVRTPPRTQSGRRLYADADVRRLSFVRHARTLGFELTDIRSLLDLADHPHRPCGDADRIASKNLETVRQRIEQLRALEQELSRMIVACAGGPASECRIIESLSDHGLCTRNHD is encoded by the coding sequence ATGCTAAGTATCGGCAAAGTTGCGAAAAAAACCGGCCTGAAGGTCCCGACCATCCGCTTTTACGAGCAGGAAGGCCTGGTTCGTACGCCTCCCCGCACGCAAAGCGGTCGCCGACTTTATGCCGACGCCGACGTCCGCCGGCTCAGCTTCGTGCGCCATGCCCGCACGTTGGGGTTTGAACTCACCGATATACGCTCTCTGTTGGACCTCGCCGATCACCCTCACCGCCCGTGCGGCGACGCCGACCGGATCGCGTCGAAGAATCTCGAGACCGTGCGTCAGCGCATCGAGCAATTGCGCGCACTCGAACAGGAACTTTCGCGCATGATCGTCGCGTGTGCAGGCGGGCCCGCAAGCGAGTGCCGGATTATAGAGTCGCTGAGCGATCACGGCCTCTGCACGCGCAACCACGACTAA
- a CDS encoding heavy metal translocating P-type ATPase — protein MSVTNLTGDDVGAGRRFKVTGLDCQNEVRALKAAVGPLAGGDDKLSFDTKAGWMEIAPGVSASDDAIEAAVATTGMKAALWPREEEAAACHSCVSDEALTSPVPASASGALVLKIHGMDCGDEVATLKRELLSVVAEERLSFDLINGRMSVAGSPDAELITRIERAVASTGMSAEVWSEGAVGEGAALEARRRKMQSRLTAASGVLTVVGLAIHAAVAGDLVSALSETPGGSPPPPLPAVIAYAGAILCGARYVAPKALLAARRLRPDMNLLMVVAVAGAVAIGQWFEAATVSFLFALALALEAWSLGRARRAVAALMELAPNIATVQDASGAEREVAASEVGIGAHIIVRPGERMPLDGRVVAGESEVNQAPITGESVPVPVSPGAIVYAGTINGEGALEVETTKAAGDTTLARIIRMVGSAHSRRAPTEQWVESFARIYTPIVMALAVLVLLVPPLLFSGAWDVWFYRALVLLVIACPCALVISTPVSVVAGLAGAAKQGVLIKGGVHLETPAKLRAIAMDKTGTLTEGRPHVVEIAAFDGRSPEALLSLAAALEARSEHPLAKAILAKAAEQNVQFSPGQGVQAIRGKGVIGRVADRDAWLGSRAFLEERAASANNTEALARAGALAVAGRTVVAVGDGKSVWGLIAVADAVRPEARKIVAALHAAGIERVVMLTGDNRATAERIAGETGVDEVQAELLPEHKVAAVEALVSRYGAVAMIGDGVNDAPAMARANLGVAMGAIGSDAAIETADIALMQDDLSRLPWVIGHSRATLGIIRQNIAFSIGVKAVFTVLTVLGAASLWGAIAADVGASLLVVLNGLRLLNREQA, from the coding sequence ATGTCGGTAACGAATCTCACCGGGGACGATGTCGGCGCCGGCCGGCGCTTCAAGGTGACGGGCCTCGATTGTCAAAACGAAGTGCGCGCGCTCAAAGCGGCGGTGGGACCGCTTGCCGGCGGCGACGACAAGCTTTCGTTCGACACCAAAGCCGGATGGATGGAGATCGCACCTGGCGTGAGCGCGTCCGACGATGCGATCGAGGCCGCGGTGGCGACCACCGGTATGAAAGCGGCCTTGTGGCCTCGCGAGGAGGAGGCGGCCGCGTGTCATAGCTGCGTTAGCGACGAGGCGCTGACCTCGCCCGTACCGGCCAGCGCGTCCGGAGCATTAGTTCTCAAAATTCATGGCATGGATTGCGGCGACGAGGTCGCCACGCTGAAGCGCGAACTCTTAAGCGTCGTCGCCGAAGAGAGACTTTCCTTCGATCTCATCAACGGCCGCATGTCAGTTGCAGGGTCTCCGGACGCAGAGCTTATAACGCGCATCGAGCGTGCGGTCGCCAGCACGGGTATGAGCGCAGAAGTGTGGAGCGAGGGCGCCGTAGGTGAAGGCGCTGCTCTTGAAGCGCGCAGGCGCAAGATGCAGTCGCGGCTGACCGCCGCGAGCGGCGTCCTGACCGTGGTTGGGCTCGCTATTCACGCCGCTGTCGCCGGCGATCTCGTGTCGGCTTTGAGCGAGACACCAGGCGGGTCGCCGCCGCCGCCGCTGCCTGCCGTCATCGCGTATGCCGGCGCCATTCTCTGCGGCGCGCGCTACGTGGCGCCCAAGGCGCTGCTCGCTGCACGCCGCCTGCGACCTGATATGAACCTCTTGATGGTCGTGGCCGTCGCCGGCGCAGTCGCCATCGGCCAATGGTTTGAGGCCGCGACCGTGTCGTTTCTGTTCGCGCTGGCGTTGGCGCTGGAGGCGTGGAGCCTTGGACGCGCCCGACGCGCAGTGGCGGCGCTGATGGAGCTGGCGCCTAACATCGCCACGGTGCAGGACGCCAGCGGCGCAGAGCGCGAAGTTGCAGCGAGCGAGGTGGGCATCGGCGCGCACATCATCGTGCGTCCGGGCGAGCGCATGCCGCTCGACGGGCGCGTTGTCGCCGGCGAAAGCGAAGTGAACCAAGCGCCCATCACCGGCGAAAGCGTCCCGGTTCCGGTGTCGCCTGGGGCTATTGTCTATGCTGGCACAATCAACGGCGAAGGCGCGCTCGAAGTCGAGACGACGAAGGCGGCGGGCGACACCACGCTCGCGCGCATCATTCGTATGGTCGGGTCCGCTCACAGCCGGCGCGCGCCCACCGAGCAATGGGTGGAAAGCTTCGCGCGCATTTACACGCCAATCGTGATGGCGCTTGCGGTTTTAGTGCTGCTCGTCCCGCCGCTGTTGTTCAGTGGCGCTTGGGACGTATGGTTCTATCGGGCGCTGGTGCTGCTTGTGATCGCTTGCCCGTGCGCATTGGTGATCTCGACGCCGGTGAGCGTCGTCGCAGGGCTCGCCGGCGCGGCTAAGCAGGGCGTCCTAATCAAGGGCGGCGTGCATCTGGAGACGCCAGCAAAACTCCGCGCCATCGCCATGGATAAGACCGGGACGCTGACTGAGGGCCGCCCCCATGTCGTCGAGATCGCGGCCTTCGATGGGCGCAGTCCGGAGGCGCTTCTGAGCTTGGCCGCGGCGCTGGAGGCGCGTAGCGAGCATCCCCTGGCGAAAGCCATCTTGGCCAAAGCAGCCGAGCAAAACGTGCAATTCTCGCCGGGCCAAGGCGTTCAAGCGATACGGGGCAAAGGCGTGATCGGCCGTGTGGCAGATCGGGACGCGTGGCTCGGCTCGCGCGCCTTCCTCGAAGAGCGTGCGGCTTCTGCAAACAACACAGAGGCATTGGCGCGTGCGGGCGCCCTTGCTGTCGCCGGCCGAACCGTGGTCGCCGTCGGCGACGGGAAAAGCGTCTGGGGCTTGATCGCGGTCGCCGATGCGGTGCGGCCCGAAGCAAGAAAGATCGTCGCCGCCCTGCACGCGGCCGGCATCGAGCGCGTGGTCATGCTCACTGGCGACAATAGGGCGACAGCCGAGCGCATAGCCGGCGAAACCGGCGTCGATGAAGTTCAAGCCGAACTTCTACCCGAACATAAGGTCGCGGCGGTGGAGGCGCTGGTCTCACGTTATGGCGCGGTGGCGATGATTGGCGACGGCGTCAACGACGCCCCGGCGATGGCGCGTGCGAACCTCGGCGTGGCCATGGGCGCGATCGGCTCGGATGCCGCAATCGAAACCGCGGACATCGCGTTGATGCAGGACGACCTCTCACGTCTGCCGTGGGTCATCGGTCATTCAAGGGCGACGCTTGGAATTATCCGCCAGAACATCGCCTTCTCGATCGGCGTCAAAGCCGTATTCACGGTGTTGACGGTGTTGGGCGCCGCGTCGCTGTGGGGCGCCATCGCCGCAGACGTCGGCGCCTCTCTCCTTGTCGTGTTGAACGGCCTTCGCCTTCTCAACCGCGAGCAAGCTTGA
- a CDS encoding TolC family protein, translating into MLDSHRSRRRSARILRYVATVSLSAIAAPLIAPPALAQERAPLTMASAIERALQSDPGLSAAGAGVEAAQGGAQQARVRPNPTLDAEVENFNGRGDLRGFSGAETTFSLSQEVELGGRRGARIRLADRELHGAELDRILRGLDLARDVQTAYYDALAAEELVTIAEERLATAEALSTSVARRVAAARDPLMAGARAEAGLSEARIALTRARSEAATARARLASYFGGDDGFSLVSADFALPRARDHEHDALGDASPDIARLAAERDRSGAALSVERSLSWQNPTLSLGYRRFEDRDGEGALVAGVSIPLGVFDRNQGSVARARAEQRRAELELEAGRRTLSREYAALERAIATDAAAVQSTEEDVIPQAERALSLAQDGYNRGAFSYLDVLDAQRALSDARQARVEALRSFHNNEAALDRLTARFGEALPFEEQHQ; encoded by the coding sequence ATGCTCGATTCACACCGTTCAAGACGGCGTTCGGCGCGCATTCTGCGCTATGTCGCCACCGTTTCTCTCAGCGCGATCGCAGCGCCCCTCATCGCGCCGCCCGCGCTCGCTCAGGAGCGTGCGCCGCTTACGATGGCGAGCGCCATCGAGCGCGCGCTCCAATCCGATCCGGGCCTCAGCGCCGCGGGCGCGGGCGTCGAGGCGGCGCAAGGCGGGGCGCAACAAGCCCGCGTCCGCCCCAATCCAACCCTCGACGCCGAGGTTGAGAACTTCAATGGCCGCGGCGATCTACGCGGCTTCAGCGGCGCGGAGACGACCTTCTCACTTTCGCAAGAAGTCGAGCTCGGCGGCCGGCGCGGCGCTCGCATCCGCCTTGCCGATCGCGAACTTCACGGCGCGGAACTCGACCGCATTCTGCGCGGTCTCGATCTCGCGCGCGATGTTCAGACCGCCTACTACGACGCGCTCGCAGCAGAAGAGCTGGTGACGATTGCCGAAGAGCGTCTGGCCACCGCGGAAGCGCTCAGCACGTCGGTAGCACGCCGGGTGGCTGCTGCGCGCGATCCATTGATGGCGGGCGCACGCGCCGAAGCAGGCTTGTCGGAAGCGCGTATCGCGCTCACGCGCGCGCGCTCCGAAGCCGCAACAGCCCGCGCCCGCCTTGCATCTTACTTTGGCGGCGACGATGGCTTCAGCCTGGTGTCCGCGGATTTTGCATTGCCGCGCGCACGAGATCACGAACACGATGCGTTAGGTGATGCGAGCCCTGATATCGCGCGGCTCGCGGCAGAGCGCGACCGCTCGGGCGCGGCGCTCAGCGTGGAGCGGTCGCTCTCCTGGCAGAATCCGACACTCAGTCTTGGCTATAGAAGGTTCGAGGATCGCGACGGCGAAGGCGCGCTGGTCGCCGGCGTGTCGATCCCGCTTGGCGTGTTCGACCGCAATCAAGGCTCGGTCGCGCGCGCCCGCGCCGAGCAGCGGCGCGCGGAACTGGAGCTGGAAGCGGGACGGCGCACGCTTTCGCGGGAATATGCAGCGCTTGAACGCGCAATCGCGACCGATGCGGCCGCGGTGCAATCAACCGAAGAGGATGTCATCCCGCAAGCCGAACGCGCGCTCTCTTTGGCGCAAGACGGCTACAATCGCGGCGCCTTTTCCTATCTCGACGTCCTCGACGCTCAGCGCGCGCTCTCAGACGCGCGCCAAGCGCGCGTCGAAGCCCTGCGTTCTTTCCATAACAACGAGGCAGCACTTGACCGCCTCACGGCGCGCTTCGGGGAAGCGCTGCCCTTCGAGGAGCAACACCAATGA
- the lspA gene encoding signal peptidase II codes for MSSPTITGRLTQLVFIPALVALDLVTKGWARTELRYEEPIEVLPFLNLTLGYNRGVAFGLLNDAGSLVVLLVTAAISLMFGVWFWREPRALTRLGLAFVLGGALGNFFDRLSRGEVTDFLDLHLLARHWPAFNLADAAITCGAVMLVIDMLRARKEHPIQ; via the coding sequence ATGAGCAGTCCCACGATAACTGGGCGGCTCACACAGCTCGTGTTCATTCCTGCGCTGGTTGCGCTTGATCTCGTTACGAAGGGCTGGGCGCGAACCGAACTGCGCTACGAAGAACCGATCGAGGTCTTGCCGTTTTTGAATTTGACGCTGGGTTACAATCGCGGCGTCGCGTTCGGACTGCTGAACGACGCAGGCAGCCTTGTTGTGTTGCTGGTCACCGCCGCGATCAGCCTCATGTTCGGCGTCTGGTTTTGGCGCGAACCGCGAGCGCTCACCCGCCTCGGACTAGCGTTCGTGTTGGGGGGTGCGCTCGGCAATTTCTTCGACCGGTTGTCGCGCGGCGAAGTCACCGATTTTCTCGATTTGCATCTGCTGGCGCGTCATTGGCCAGCGTTCAACCTGGCCGACGCAGCAATCACATGCGGGGCTGTGATGCTGGTCATCGACATGCTGCGCGCTCGCAAGGAGCACCCCATCCAATGA
- the lnt gene encoding apolipoprotein N-acyltransferase: MNAERENLPKVWLERGAAAMAGAIATLGHAPFHVVALYVIAIVILVRLLDRAALRPKRIAAAFALGWCFAIGHFATGLHWISSAFLYDFGVWGPLFGGAAILLLAALLACFWGLGSALAMMLWTSDMRRVPIFAAAVALSEWLRGNAFTGFPWLLPGYVWPPGEPMSQLASLVGVYGLSALTLLLAASPAVLFDAGIKPLRRLAPVLAVALVFAPSWAWGWRRLAEPTPRALDLPVVRVADSGMSQADKWAERPDQEWRVVQRYLEASGSANEADIVIWPEGAIPSVNSYALENEALLDALAAAMGERALVLGLTRREPRGERFVHYNSAVVINGASGAAEIVDIYDKHRLVPFGEYIPFWRLVSGFNIAPLQRIGAGFEPGARAPRRIMLANAPAATILICYEAIFPGLAPAGDDRPGWIISVTNDAWFGNGVGPSQHFAIARYRAIESGLPIARAASGGVSAIVDPQGRVIDANRGAGYAEARLPAPLPVTVYARFGLAASALVALVLALLRLALPRPHRHACG; encoded by the coding sequence GTGAACGCCGAACGGGAGAATCTTCCAAAGGTTTGGCTTGAGCGTGGCGCCGCGGCGATGGCCGGCGCCATAGCGACTCTGGGGCATGCGCCGTTCCATGTCGTGGCCCTTTATGTGATCGCCATCGTTATTCTCGTTCGGCTGCTCGATCGGGCAGCCCTTCGCCCGAAGCGCATCGCGGCGGCGTTCGCCCTAGGCTGGTGTTTCGCCATCGGGCACTTCGCCACCGGCCTTCATTGGATCTCTTCGGCGTTTCTCTATGATTTCGGCGTATGGGGACCGCTTTTCGGCGGCGCCGCTATCCTGCTTCTAGCCGCGCTGCTTGCGTGCTTTTGGGGCTTGGGCTCTGCGCTGGCGATGATGCTGTGGACCAGCGACATGCGCCGCGTGCCGATCTTTGCGGCGGCTGTCGCGTTGTCGGAATGGCTGCGCGGAAATGCCTTCACAGGATTTCCGTGGCTGTTGCCCGGTTATGTTTGGCCGCCCGGCGAACCGATGTCACAGCTCGCCTCTCTCGTGGGCGTCTATGGACTGTCGGCGCTCACGTTGCTGCTGGCGGCCTCGCCGGCTGTCCTCTTTGATGCCGGGATAAAGCCGTTACGGCGCCTCGCTCCCGTCCTCGCCGTCGCGCTGGTGTTTGCTCCCTCGTGGGCATGGGGCTGGCGGCGTCTCGCCGAGCCAACGCCTCGTGCTCTGGACCTGCCCGTCGTGCGCGTCGCCGATTCCGGTATGAGCCAAGCTGACAAGTGGGCCGAACGGCCTGACCAGGAATGGCGCGTGGTGCAGCGTTACCTTGAAGCCAGCGGCTCGGCGAACGAGGCCGACATCGTCATCTGGCCGGAAGGCGCCATCCCGTCGGTGAATTCATACGCGCTCGAAAACGAAGCGCTCCTGGATGCGCTCGCCGCCGCCATGGGAGAGCGCGCGCTTGTGCTGGGGCTGACGCGCAGGGAGCCGCGGGGAGAGCGCTTCGTCCATTACAATTCTGCTGTCGTCATCAATGGCGCCAGCGGCGCGGCGGAAATCGTGGACATCTATGACAAGCATCGGCTCGTGCCGTTCGGCGAATACATCCCGTTCTGGCGGCTGGTCAGCGGTTTCAACATTGCGCCGCTGCAGCGGATCGGGGCGGGCTTCGAGCCGGGCGCGCGAGCGCCGCGGCGGATAATGCTCGCGAATGCGCCGGCCGCGACCATCCTCATCTGCTATGAGGCGATCTTTCCGGGCCTCGCGCCCGCTGGCGATGATCGGCCGGGCTGGATCATCTCGGTGACCAACGACGCTTGGTTTGGCAACGGGGTCGGCCCATCGCAACACTTCGCCATTGCGCGCTACCGTGCGATCGAAAGCGGATTGCCAATAGCAAGAGCCGCATCGGGCGGCGTTTCAGCGATTGTGGACCCGCAGGGACGCGTGATCGATGCAAATCGGGGCGCGGGTTACGCTGAAGCACGGCTTCCCGCACCGCTCCCCGTCACGGTCTATGCGCGTTTTGGGCTGGCGGCGAGCGCGTTGGTCGCTCTAGTGCTTGCGCTGCTGAGACTTGCTCTTCCAAGGCCTCACCGGCACGCATGTGGTTAA
- a CDS encoding cation transporter, which produces MSDDESYEAVTAQQRRTLWIVLGLNLLLVVVMGGAGVWSDSSALIANALDNASDAGVYALSLFAVGRSLNWKRGAAGASGVLLILFGLGVVADTVRRFLTGSEPIGATMMIVALFAGAINLLCVWLLGRLKKKEVHLRAAETFSFNDFISNGGVLVAGGLVIWLGQRWPDLVVGLLVALVAIKGGIDIIGDARRTKDED; this is translated from the coding sequence GTGAGCGATGATGAAAGCTACGAGGCCGTGACGGCGCAACAGCGGCGAACGTTGTGGATCGTGCTCGGCCTCAATTTGTTGCTTGTTGTTGTGATGGGAGGAGCCGGCGTTTGGTCGGACTCCAGCGCTCTGATCGCCAACGCTCTCGATAACGCTTCCGACGCTGGCGTGTATGCACTAAGCTTGTTCGCCGTCGGCCGTTCGCTCAATTGGAAGCGAGGCGCGGCGGGCGCTTCTGGCGTGCTGTTGATCCTCTTCGGCCTCGGCGTTGTCGCCGACACCGTGCGCCGGTTCCTGACCGGATCGGAGCCGATCGGCGCCACGATGATGATCGTCGCTTTGTTTGCGGGCGCCATCAATCTCCTGTGCGTATGGCTGCTCGGCCGGTTGAAAAAGAAGGAAGTGCATTTGCGCGCCGCCGAGACCTTCAGCTTCAACGATTTCATTTCCAACGGCGGCGTGCTGGTCGCCGGTGGGCTGGTGATTTGGCTCGGGCAGCGCTGGCCCGACCTTGTCGTGGGGCTGTTGGTGGCCCTGGTCGCGATCAAAGGCGGCATCGACATCATCGGCGACGCACGCCGGACCAAGGACGAAGATTGA
- a CDS encoding efflux RND transporter periplasmic adaptor subunit gives MNTFRMKSAAFAPIALVLALGLAGCGAGEAESEQPAAEAGHEEGEEAHEEGEEGHAEGEEGAAERVTIPVEAAETSGIVVATAGPGAIEETLNLTGRIMLQPSARAEVHAPYPGPVRAVLRNVGDSVRRGETLARVESAESLQTYAVGTPIAGVVLDRQTNIGDVTSDQPLFVVGDLSRLQAELNVATRDIGRISAGQRVFITGLDGATRVEAQIASVLPTADAHSQTLIARAPLTAAQGSSLRPGMAVRGAVVTAAQQAAVAVPRDAVQTVEGRSVVFVRVSEDTYEARPVTLGRTGATQVEILSGLAAGEAYVSENAFLVKAEIGKGSASHDH, from the coding sequence ATGAACACCTTCAGAATGAAGTCTGCCGCGTTCGCCCCTATCGCGCTGGTTCTAGCGCTTGGTCTCGCCGGTTGCGGCGCGGGCGAAGCTGAGTCCGAACAGCCCGCCGCCGAGGCCGGCCACGAGGAAGGCGAAGAAGCCCATGAAGAGGGCGAAGAAGGTCACGCCGAAGGCGAGGAAGGCGCCGCAGAGCGCGTCACCATTCCGGTCGAGGCGGCAGAGACTTCCGGCATTGTCGTCGCGACCGCGGGGCCTGGGGCAATCGAGGAAACGCTCAACCTGACAGGCCGCATCATGCTACAGCCTTCGGCGCGCGCTGAAGTGCATGCGCCTTATCCTGGGCCTGTTCGCGCGGTTCTGCGCAACGTCGGCGATAGCGTCCGGCGCGGGGAAACCTTGGCGCGGGTCGAAAGCGCCGAGAGCCTTCAGACTTACGCTGTCGGCACGCCAATCGCGGGCGTGGTGCTCGACCGGCAGACCAATATCGGCGATGTGACGAGCGATCAGCCGCTTTTCGTGGTCGGCGATCTTTCGCGCCTGCAAGCCGAACTCAATGTCGCCACACGCGACATCGGCCGCATAAGCGCCGGGCAACGCGTCTTCATCACCGGTCTCGATGGAGCCACGCGCGTCGAAGCCCAGATTGCGAGCGTCCTGCCAACCGCCGACGCACACAGCCAAACTTTGATCGCGCGCGCGCCGCTGACGGCCGCGCAAGGCTCGTCGCTGCGTCCCGGCATGGCCGTGCGCGGCGCGGTCGTGACGGCCGCACAACAAGCGGCGGTCGCAGTGCCGCGTGACGCGGTGCAGACGGTCGAAGGCAGAAGCGTCGTCTTCGTGCGCGTGTCGGAAGACACTTACGAAGCGCGGCCAGTCACACTGGGACGAACCGGTGCAACGCAAGTTGAGATCCTCTCGGGCCTCGCGGCCGGCGAAGCCTACGTCTCCGAAAACGCCTTCTTGGTGAAGGCCGAGATCGGCAAGGGCTCCGCCTCGCACGACCACTGA
- a CDS encoding class I SAM-dependent methyltransferase: protein MSNDRTFTPAAGRAEWTPFYDFAIALLTRERRWRSALLRQTAPAPGDRILDVGCGTGTFAVMLKRAEPGAHLVGLDPDADVLVRARAKAAKAAAEVAFRQGFARDADADAGRFTKVVSSLVFHQVPLEEKRAGFAAIGRALRPGGTLHVADYGLQRTPLMRAAFRQIQKLDGFDNTEPNARGVLPELMREAGFAAVEETQVIATVTGSISIYRAQRADV from the coding sequence ATGAGTAATGATAGGACATTTACGCCAGCAGCGGGACGCGCCGAGTGGACGCCTTTCTATGATTTCGCCATCGCTCTGCTGACGCGCGAGCGGCGTTGGCGTTCTGCTCTGCTGCGCCAGACCGCGCCTGCCCCAGGTGATCGCATTCTGGATGTTGGATGCGGCACTGGAACCTTCGCCGTGATGCTGAAGCGGGCTGAGCCCGGCGCGCACCTTGTCGGTCTTGATCCCGATGCGGACGTGCTCGTAAGGGCGCGCGCCAAGGCCGCCAAAGCCGCCGCAGAAGTGGCGTTTCGACAAGGTTTCGCACGTGATGCGGACGCTGACGCGGGGCGCTTCACGAAAGTCGTCTCCAGCCTCGTGTTCCACCAAGTGCCATTGGAGGAAAAGCGCGCCGGTTTTGCTGCGATCGGGCGCGCCCTGCGCCCCGGCGGGACCCTGCATGTCGCCGATTATGGACTACAGCGCACGCCGCTGATGCGCGCCGCGTTTCGGCAGATCCAAAAGCTCGACGGCTTCGACAATACCGAGCCGAACGCGCGTGGCGTTCTGCCGGAGCTGATGCGCGAGGCGGGGTTCGCGGCGGTGGAGGAAACGCAGGTCATTGCGACTGTCACGGGGTCGATTTCGATTTATCGCGCTCAACGCGCAGACGTCTAG
- a CDS encoding phenylacetate--CoA ligase family protein, translating into MSENTLSLLLDARNAMKQGPEAIAARQRMHLRDAVAHARAHSRYYRELYKDLPDGIDDPFRLPITNKKALMARFDDWVTDPEATFEKARAFAEREDAIGEKFLGRYTLATTSGTTGTRGVFLLDDSTMAVTQAIAYRMLSSWLGFGDVMKLVGGGGRTSMVMATGGHFASAVAAARLRKGRAAKAVQVISVHMPMAELVERLNQHRPLLVAPYASIAALLADEQQAGRLRIKPALLALSAEGLPQREYDRIAETFKCKVGNSYAATEVTFLSYSCEHHWLHVNADWVAFEPVDAEHRLVAPGVHSHTVLVSNLANRVQPILRYDLGDSIIMRPDPCPCGNPLPAIQVKGRSAEVLNLANERGERVALPPLLFGTIVDRTPGVERFQIVQTGPAELRIRLSTIADENPDFVWRAVRGQIANVLAQHGLAHVRVERGEEAPEQSAGGKYRQIIPLAREAG; encoded by the coding sequence GTGAGCGAGAACACACTGTCCCTGCTCTTGGACGCACGTAATGCGATGAAGCAAGGCCCGGAAGCCATCGCTGCACGCCAGCGGATGCACCTTCGCGACGCGGTCGCACATGCACGCGCACATTCGCGCTACTATCGCGAACTCTACAAAGATCTTCCCGACGGCATCGACGACCCCTTTCGTTTGCCGATCACCAACAAGAAGGCGCTGATGGCGCGGTTCGATGACTGGGTGACCGATCCCGAGGCGACATTCGAGAAGGCGCGCGCCTTCGCTGAGCGCGAAGATGCGATCGGGGAAAAATTCCTCGGTCGCTACACGTTGGCGACAACGTCCGGCACCACCGGAACACGCGGCGTCTTCCTCCTCGATGATAGCACCATGGCGGTCACCCAGGCTATAGCCTACCGCATGCTGAGTTCGTGGCTTGGCTTTGGCGACGTCATGAAGCTCGTCGGCGGCGGCGGGCGCACCTCGATGGTGATGGCGACCGGCGGGCACTTCGCTTCCGCCGTCGCCGCGGCGCGCTTGCGAAAGGGGCGCGCGGCCAAGGCCGTGCAGGTCATCTCGGTGCACATGCCGATGGCGGAACTGGTCGAGCGCCTCAATCAGCACCGCCCGCTTTTGGTTGCGCCTTACGCCAGTATCGCCGCGTTGCTCGCCGATGAGCAGCAGGCCGGCCGACTACGCATCAAACCGGCGCTGCTCGCGCTCTCGGCGGAAGGGTTGCCCCAGCGCGAATACGATCGGATCGCAGAAACGTTCAAGTGCAAAGTCGGCAACAGCTACGCAGCTACCGAAGTGACATTCCTGAGCTATAGCTGCGAGCATCATTGGCTGCATGTGAATGCCGACTGGGTTGCGTTTGAACCTGTCGACGCTGAGCACCGGCTGGTGGCGCCGGGCGTTCACTCACACACAGTCCTTGTCAGCAATCTCGCCAATCGCGTGCAGCCGATCCTCCGTTACGATCTTGGCGACAGCATCATCATGCGCCCTGATCCGTGTCCTTGCGGGAATCCGCTGCCGGCCATCCAAGTCAAAGGGCGATCCGCCGAGGTGCTCAATCTCGCCAACGAGCGCGGCGAGCGCGTGGCGCTGCCGCCGCTCCTCTTCGGCACAATCGTTGATCGGACCCCGGGCGTTGAGCGCTTTCAGATTGTGCAAACTGGCCCAGCCGAATTGCGCATCAGGCTTTCGACGATTGCCGATGAGAATCCGGATTTCGTTTGGCGCGCCGTGCGCGGCCAAATCGCCAACGTGCTTGCCCAGCATGGCCTCGCGCACGTGCGCGTCGAACGCGGCGAAGAAGCGCCCGAACAATCGGCGGGGGGAAAATATCGCCAGATCATTCCACTCGCGCGGGAGGCGGGGTGA